A single Synechocystis sp. PCC 7338 DNA region contains:
- a CDS encoding alpha-ketoglutarate-dependent dioxygenase AlkB, which produces MIEQLSLFDTYPHGSPEEIIVPDGHLQLYRSIFSDAQVSSYYNQLKKEICWQQDSITLFGKSQPLPRLTAWYGDPERSYTYSGIAMEPTPWTPLLQTIKAKAETLAKVTFNSVLLNFYRTGEDGVSWHADDEPELKKNYPIASVSFGGTRRFLLKHKTDSTIDKVELMLTSGSVLLMLDTTQEYWLHQIPKTKKFVNPRINLTFRFIK; this is translated from the coding sequence TTGATTGAACAACTCAGCCTTTTTGATACCTATCCTCATGGCTCTCCAGAAGAAATCATTGTCCCCGACGGTCATTTACAACTCTATCGCTCTATCTTCAGCGATGCCCAAGTTTCTAGTTACTATAACCAACTAAAAAAAGAAATTTGTTGGCAACAGGATTCAATTACGCTCTTTGGCAAGTCCCAACCCTTACCTCGCTTAACAGCCTGGTATGGAGATCCGGAAAGAAGTTACACCTACTCTGGCATTGCCATGGAGCCAACACCTTGGACACCCCTATTACAAACAATCAAGGCTAAAGCAGAGACCTTAGCAAAGGTGACTTTTAATTCTGTGCTATTGAACTTTTATCGCACTGGAGAGGATGGAGTCAGCTGGCACGCCGACGATGAACCAGAACTGAAAAAAAACTATCCCATTGCCTCTGTAAGCTTTGGGGGCACCCGGCGCTTTCTCCTCAAACACAAAACAGATTCCACCATTGACAAGGTGGAATTAATGTTAACTTCCGGTTCCGTATTATTGATGCTAGATACAACCCAAGAATATTGGCTCCATCAGATTCCTAAAACAAAGAAATTTGTTAATCCCCGCATCAATCTTACTTTTCGCTTCATTAAATAA
- a CDS encoding ATP-binding protein — MTSVFHVLIGCPASGKSTLAAYLHEAIPESQIISTDQIREELFGDASQQGNWASIQAKISVDIRQALSQRSASQCAAGKQIIYDATNAQKAWRSELLGSLQKFDNLKIIGWYLQTPLEVCYQRNRNRQRQVPEDVIEIYAMALEKYPPSKDEGFTELHYISHDQLASIDFSQLIS, encoded by the coding sequence ATGACATCTGTTTTTCATGTTCTAATCGGCTGCCCGGCCAGTGGGAAATCTACCTTAGCAGCTTACCTCCATGAAGCCATACCCGAAAGCCAGATAATTTCCACTGACCAAATCCGGGAAGAATTGTTTGGGGATGCTAGTCAACAGGGAAATTGGGCATCGATCCAGGCAAAAATTTCCGTTGATATTCGGCAGGCGCTTTCGCAGAGATCCGCTTCGCAGTGCGCCGCTGGAAAACAAATTATTTATGATGCTACCAATGCCCAAAAAGCATGGCGCTCAGAATTATTGGGCAGCTTGCAAAAGTTCGATAACCTCAAGATTATTGGTTGGTATTTACAAACGCCATTAGAAGTTTGTTACCAAAGAAATAGGAATAGACAACGACAGGTTCCGGAAGATGTAATTGAGATTTATGCCATGGCTCTAGAAAAATACCCTCCCAGTAAAGATGAAGGATTTACTGAACTGCACTATATTTCCCATGACCAACTAGCAAGCATTGATTTTTCACAGTTAATAAGTTAA
- a CDS encoding DUF6717 family protein, with protein sequence MNSIFTISPYWTGSTWAFDAEEVGLLGEPFVSGADAILSAIVKRELALETEKGSQFELIFSAGGFPSYHACFERQEAEYGGYWYKMTDANIDYQDLDHGDRGWLCPATLKFFPNGHPEKLYIQVRAINK encoded by the coding sequence ATGAACAGCATTTTCACCATTAGCCCCTATTGGACTGGCAGCACCTGGGCCTTTGATGCCGAAGAAGTCGGTTTATTGGGGGAACCTTTTGTTTCCGGGGCTGATGCCATTTTGAGTGCCATTGTCAAGCGAGAATTGGCATTGGAGACCGAAAAAGGCAGTCAGTTCGAGCTAATCTTCAGTGCCGGGGGATTTCCAAGTTACCATGCCTGTTTCGAACGGCAAGAGGCGGAATATGGAGGGTACTGGTACAAAATGACGGATGCGAATATTGATTATCAAGACCTCGACCACGGCGATCGGGGTTGGCTATGTCCAGCTACCCTAAAATTTTTTCCCAATGGTCATCCTGAAAAACTCTATATTCAAGTGCGGGCTATTAATAAATAA
- a CDS encoding HD domain-containing protein — MNSPTFNSPSLTSRFSNAFILANQLHGHQFRKGSQVPYISHLLGVTALVLEMGGNEDEAISALLHDAVEDQGGDTTLQLIREQFGQVVAELVLDCSDSQIMPKPPWEERKQKHLTKLRHGSLSILKISLADTLHNSRTIQIDRRRRGEEIWSKFSRGKSGILWYYQNLWEIYQDRNPNAWSMELAGIIDDWRYSNVN, encoded by the coding sequence ATGAATTCCCCAACCTTTAATTCCCCTAGCCTCACTTCCCGCTTTAGTAATGCTTTTATATTGGCCAACCAGCTCCATGGCCACCAATTTCGCAAAGGTTCCCAGGTTCCCTACATCAGCCATCTGCTCGGAGTCACCGCCCTAGTGCTAGAAATGGGGGGCAATGAAGACGAAGCAATCTCCGCTTTACTGCATGATGCGGTGGAAGATCAAGGAGGTGACACAACCCTACAGCTGATCCGTGAACAATTCGGGCAAGTCGTGGCAGAGCTAGTTTTAGACTGTTCCGATAGTCAAATTATGCCCAAGCCCCCCTGGGAAGAAAGAAAGCAAAAGCACTTAACTAAACTACGTCATGGCTCCCTTTCCATCCTGAAAATTTCCTTGGCAGACACATTACACAACTCCCGCACCATTCAAATAGACCGCCGGCGCCGGGGAGAAGAAATTTGGAGCAAATTCAGTCGAGGTAAGTCGGGCATCCTTTGGTATTATCAGAATCTTTGGGAAATCTACCAAGACCGCAACCCTAATGCTTGGTCTATGGAGTTAGCCGGCATCATTGATGATTGGCGTTACTCAAATGTCAATTGA